The DNA region CCACCAAGCCTGTAGCTCCGAAAGCCTATTCGCCGTACCGTCTGTGGAACGATCATTCACAGCAATCACTTCAAAGGCAGGATAATCCTGTGCTAAAAGCTGTTTAATAGTACGACTAATATCCTTTTCCTCATTTCGAGCGGCAACAATGACGGATACAAAAGGAAGTCCTACATTTGACATGGAACCATTATAATTAGCTGCTGTAGGGTTATTATGATGGACCCTATCATTTGGCATTTTTTGAATCTCTTTAATCGATCTCAGCCCGATTAAGCTATCTATAAATATACCTAACCAATAAACTAATGTTAGAACGGCAAGAACATCAAATAATAGCATGAATGTGTAGCACCTTTCTATAGGAATGAAGTTACTCCTATTATATCTCTGAAGCTATTGAGAAATATAGAGAACATTCTACGATTTACTGAACAAGACAGCCACATAAAAAATATTTTTTTAGAGTCAAATAAGCTAATTAGCAACAGTACCAACTGATCAGCTCTCATGGTGACGAATTTTAGGCAGAAGCGGCTATTTGAATTCAGTAGATTTTCGATTAAAATAGAGATAGAATAAAGCAGAAACAACTGTTCGTGTATCGGAAGAAAGGGGTAGCAAGGTGAGTGACATCCTACAAACCTTAAATGAGGAAAAAGTATTTAAAGATCCCGTTCATCGCTATGTCCATGTGAAGGATCAGCTGATCTGGGAGCTCATTAATACTCCAGAGTTTCAACGCTTAAGGAGAATTAGGCAGCTTGGGACAACGTATGTGACGTTTCATGGAGCGGAGCATAGCCGTTTTAATCACTCTCTAGGTGTCTATGAGGTGATGCGTAGGATTATTGAACAGCTCAAAAATAAAGCGGAATGGACCCGGGAGGATCGCCTACTTTGTTTGAGTGCCGCCCTCTTGCATGATGTCGGGCATGGTCCATTTTCACATAGCTTTGAAAAGGTGTTCCATACAGATCACGAGGAATGGACACAAGAAATTTTACTTGGTGATACCACCATCAATAAAATCCTACGTAAGGTAGGAGAGGATTTCCCTCTTAAAGTGAGTGAGGTTATTGATAAAACATCAGACAATAAGCTTGTTGTAAGCTTAATCTCTAGCCAAATTGACGCAGATCGTATGGATTATCTGCTACGCGATGCTTACTTTACTGGAGTGAATTACGGGAACTTTGACATGGAGAGAATCCTGAGAGTCATCAGACCTCATGAAGAATATGCGGTTATCAAGTACAGTGGTATGCATGCTGTAGAGGACTATATCATGTCTAGATACCAAATGTACTGGCAGGTTTATTTTCATCCAGTAACTCGGAGCTCGGAGGTTATCCTACGCAAGATTTTCCAGCGTGCTGCTCATTTGTATGAGCAAGGGTATCCATTCAAGCAGAATCCAGATCATTTAATCCCCCTAATGACAAAAAACGTATCCCTCAAGGCCTATTTAAAGCTTGATGAATCGGTCGTCATGTATTATTTCCAAATCTGGATGGAGGAAGATGATAATATTCTTAAGGATCT from Bacillus horti includes:
- a CDS encoding HD domain-containing protein, producing the protein MSDILQTLNEEKVFKDPVHRYVHVKDQLIWELINTPEFQRLRRIRQLGTTYVTFHGAEHSRFNHSLGVYEVMRRIIEQLKNKAEWTREDRLLCLSAALLHDVGHGPFSHSFEKVFHTDHEEWTQEILLGDTTINKILRKVGEDFPLKVSEVIDKTSDNKLVVSLISSQIDADRMDYLLRDAYFTGVNYGNFDMERILRVIRPHEEYAVIKYSGMHAVEDYIMSRYQMYWQVYFHPVTRSSEVILRKIFQRAAHLYEQGYPFKQNPDHLIPLMTKNVSLKAYLKLDESVVMYYFQIWMEEDDNILKDLCQRFMDRQLFKYIEYLPTANADEDVYAKLKQLFLEVGIDTDYYLVADSSSDLPYDFYRPGEEGERIPINLLMPNGELKELSKVSDIVQAITGKTRTDHKLYYAQELIEEKAQHKQYAEKVVQIKRLLGISS